CCTACGATCAGCTTCCACTGGTGCAATCTGAGTCGTCCAATCGAAACCGGCAAAAGCATCACGCCCACTTGCAAACCGCCTCATTTGGCCCAAGGAAGGTGCCCTATCACACGACTTTGTTTTAACACCTGGTGCTTCAGATTTCTTTGCTGGTTTTCCCATGCTGAAAAACCGCTTTAACTTGGACCCGTGCTTCTTTACTTCTCCAGAAGAAGAGGATTCAGAGACGACGGGCTTCGGCAGTTTGGGAAGCGAAACGCGCTTACCTTTTTTGATACACTTCTTGTGCTTGATCTGTCCCATGCAGGAAACTTTGGGTGAAGTTGGTTCTTGAGTCTCGAAGGCTTCACTTTCACTCTTGGACTTCCTTCGAGCTTCAGCTGGAATCATCGAAACGATAGGACCAGAGAATCCTTTCCCTGCAAAGGCTTTATGCTTCACTGGGCTGAACGGGTGGTTTTGAAAGCTCACACTGACCGATGAAGCTGCTTTGGGCAAAAACTTCAATATCTTGTTTCTGGGTTTCGCTTGTTTCTCCATTGTCGTATGCAAAAAATAAAATCACTTTTTGCAGAATTTGGCAAAAAACTCCTTTTTATATGTAATgaatattgaataaaataaaaaaggtcaGGAGTTGAAATGAAACTATGTGCTTTGAGGCATTTTATTTTGACCGAATCAGATAGGGAAAGGTTGGGTCAAAGCCTATTTAAGACTGCGCAAGCATTGTGTGTTGTTTAAATTTAAAACCATGCATTTACATTACAGCTTGCTATGGTGACGCAGAGTTCCCTTCTACTTGCAGACAAAATTAATTTGTATTCAAAGTttccatttattattttattaattacccaataaacaaaatgatttaaataaattggGCATGCCTTGTGGCTTTAGCTTTGTCGGTTTTTgactattttttttaatctaatcaTCAAATTGTGTGGGTTATACAATGCAATTCACAATACTATTattatgtttgtttgtttttttacgtatttatcattaaaaattatgatatatttgataatttGAAGGCTTGGTAAGTCCTTATGAATAAATAGTTATAACTCTTTGAATTTGTGTTCCATACCTGACGTAGAAACATGTTTGATGGGATaagtttgagaattaaaattgtttttgtttaatagtaaaaagaaaaagttaatatttaattacgGTAGTGAGTATTATGTTTAGGGCTCAGGTAATCATGAGTTTTCAAAGTTAATATAATTTGAAACAGCCCACAAAATTGAAAGTTATTGTAATGCTGAGGgtcttgatttaaaaaaaaagaagaagtcaacTACATACTTGGTAATATAATCATGTGATTTTCATGGAATTGAAGTCAGAGCTTTTACCTTGACGTCAAACAACTATTTATTTATCCAAAGACCATTGCCTTCCAATTTCTTTGGCTAAAGATACATGAAACAAAGTAGTTGTTTTGCAGTAAAAATAACTACGAGGGAAACAATGTTCCCACAGATATCCACTCCTTGCCATCTTTTAACATTGAAAAACTGTCTTCGGGAGACCTCCCTTATATTtcgaaatcaataaaaataacatatgaaATGTAAAACTGATGACAAAATAATACTTGATTGGTGTCCATGGACGTCTGTCAATCATAATATATTGTGATATTTGTAAAAGCCCATTTTTGCCTGGGCCCATACCAacaaataacccaaataataaaatccaaaataaaatctcaaaaCCCTAAACTCCCACTTGCCTCTTCTCACTCTCCCATGCTGTCTGCCACCAACACCACTCCCACTCTCCCAtgctgtctgccaccagcaccatCACACACCCCCATACCGTCTACCACCACCATGCCTTTGCCGCACCTGCAAACAAGCAAaggaaaaggacaaaaaaaatggAGCAATAAACAGTAACAGAATATTGtatttttggctataaaagccacaagcAAAATCGAACTCGATGGGGGGGGTTTCTTTCTTTTTACGAATACagacacaaaaaaaaacaaatcaatacaGAAAAGCTTGAACAAAAAGTCTCCACAAGGTGATTTGATTCTCATTTTTCTTTCGATTTCGTTTCTGTTTTCTTTGATTTATCTATCACATGAAAAACGAATAAAAGGGGGGATCGATTGTATTTTGGGGAAGAATCGATTGTATTTTAGGGGAGAACCGTTTGTAAATAGGgggctttctttttttttcctttgttttcaaGAGAAACGGGTATGGATTTTTGAagataaaatatgcaaaaaaaaatatttcttaggTGATTGCTTGttgcacttttttttttatttcaatttttcttctttcattcGACACAAACACGAAATATAAGAGAGGACGAGAGGCTTACCGAAGTTGTATCGTGTTTTCGCTGTCGAAGGGTCTTGCTTTGTTGGTCACAATCAAATTTTGGAGAATGGTTGAGGGCTTGAGATGAGCCTTTCGGctgaaaagaaaaggggaaatgaGGAGAGTAGAGAGcattaaggatttttttttaaaaaaagaaaaggggcaaaagtaaaaatgattttaaaacagtttttattttattttaaatagtaCAATAAAACAGCATTGGAAAGGGGAAAGTCAGCATGCGACTTGGGCCATGTGCATTGTC
The sequence above is drawn from the Gossypium hirsutum isolate 1008001.06 chromosome A05, Gossypium_hirsutum_v2.1, whole genome shotgun sequence genome and encodes:
- the LOC107937557 gene encoding uncharacterized protein At1g76070, with translation MEKQAKPRNKILKFLPKAASSVSVSFQNHPFSPVKHKAFAGKGFSGPIVSMIPAEARRKSKSESEAFETQEPTSPKVSCMGQIKHKKCIKKGKRVSLPKLPKPVVSESSSSGEVKKHGSKLKRFFSMGKPAKKSEAPGVKTKSCDRAPSLGQMRRFASGRDAFAGFDWTTQIAPVEADRRGYYSEDDDIGDERRDSDFFEEEEVIIPFSAPITVGGEVPLQPRKEINLWKRRTMNPPRPLQLNPIVTAK